CACGCCCATCGGAGTCTTCGTGCGCCTCGCCGACTGCGTCGAGGGACTCGTTCCGCTCGCCGGACCGTCCACGGAGCTCTTCCGGGCGGGCCAGGACATGCCCGTACGGGTCGTGACGGTCGACCACGAGCGGAACCGGATCCTTCTGGCCGAATCCGTCCCGTAGCCCCTGGAGGCCGCGCTGCACGGCGCCCCGCTGCCCGACGGCCTTCCCGACGCGGACGGGCTCGCCAGACCTCTCAGCAGACCTCTCAGCGGCACCGGCACCGGTCTCCGTTCCGGCAACGCAGAACGGCCCCCGCCCCTCCCGAAGGAGGAACGGGGGCCGCTGTGTACTACGCGCAGTGTGTACCGCGTACCGCGGGGATCAGACCTTGAGGGACTTGATCGCGGTCGGGGCGTGGCCCGGCTCGGTCGCGAGCTCTTCGAACTCGGTGACGTCGCTCATGTCGACCGTCTTGCTCATCGCGATGTTGGTGACGCGCTCCAGGATGGCCTCGACGACGACCGGGACCTGGAACTCCTGCGCCAGCTTCTTGGCCTCCTCGAAGGCCTCGCCCAGCTTGTCCGGGTCGGTGACGCGGATGGCCTTGACGCCCAGGCCCTCGGCGACCTTGACGTGGTCGACACCGTAGACACCCAGCTCGGGGGTGTTGATGTTCTCGAACTCGAGGTTGACCTCGAAGTTGATGCCCAGACCGCCCTGCGCCTGACGGATCAGACCCAGGTAGGCGTTGTTCACGAGGACGTGAACGTAGGGGACCTTGTGCTGGGCGGCGACCGCCAGCTCCTCGATCATGAACTGGAAGTCGTAGTCACCCGAGATCGCGACGATCGGGGTCTCCGGCTCCGCGGTGGCGGCACCGATGGCGGCCGGGATGGTCCAGCCGAGCGGGCCGGCCTGGCCGCAGTTGATCCAGTGGCGCGGCTTGTAGACGTGCAGGAACTGCGCGGCCGCGATCTGGGAGAGACCGATGGTGGTGACGTAGCGGGTCTCCGGGCCGAAGGCCTTGTTCATCTCCTCGTAGACGCGCTGCGGCTTCAGGGGGATGTTCTCGAAGTGCGTACGGCGCTGCAGGGTGGCCTTGCGCTCCTGCGCGGACTCGGTCCACGCGGAGAAGTCGGGCAGCTTGCCCTCGGCCTTGAGCTCCTTGGCGACCTCGATGAAGAGCTCCAGCGCGACCTTGGCGTCGGAGGCGATGCCGAAGTCCGGGGCGAAGATCTTGCCGAGCTGGGTGGGCTCGATGTCGACGTGGACGAACTTGCGGCCCTTGGTGTAGGCGTCCAGGTTGTAACCGGTGTGGCGGTTGGCCCAGCGGTTGCCGATACCCAGGACGAGGTCCGACTCCAGGAACGTCGCGTTGCCGTAGCGGTGCGCCGTCTGGACACCGACCATGCCGGCGGCCAGCTCGTGGTCGTCCGGGATGACGCCCCAGCCCATGAGGGTGGAGATGACCGGGACGTTGATGAGCTCGGCGAACTCGACCAGCAGGTCGGAGGCGTCGGCGTTGATGATGCCGCCACCGGCGACGATCAGCGGGCGCTCGGACTCCAGCAGGAACTGGATGGCCTTGGCGGCCTGGGCGCGGGACGCCTGCGGCTTGTAGACCGGCAGCGACGTGTAGGTCTCCGGGTCGAACTCGATCTCGGTCAGCTGGACGTCGATCGGGAGGTCGATCAGGACCGGGCCGGGGCGGCCGGAGCGCATCAGGTGGAAGGCCTGCTGGAAGACACCGGGGACCTGCGCGGCCTCCAGGACCGTGGTGGCGGCCTTGGTGACGGGCTTGGCGATCGAGGCGATGTCGACGGCCTGGAAGTCTTCCTTGTGGAGCTTCGAGACCGGGGCCTGACCGGTGATGCACAGGATCGGGATCGAGTCCGCGATGGCCGAGTACAGGCCGGTGATCATGTCGGTGCCGGCCGGGCCCGAGGTACCGATGCAGACACCGATGTTGCCCGCCTTGGCACGGGTGTAACCCTCGGCCATGTGCGAGGCGCCCTCAACGTGGCGGGCCAGCGTGTGCGCGATGCCGCCCACGTTCTTGAGCTCGCGGTAGAACGGGTTGATCGCAGCACCGGGCACGCCGAACGCTTGTTCAACACCCTCGAGCTTGAGGATCTCAACTGCAGCGGCGGCGGCTGTCATACGAGGCATCAGGTTCTCCTGCGGGTCTGGCGGTCAGGCTTTTCCGTCATCCGGAAGTTTTGTTCTGCTATACGGAACAAGCTAAGCGTCGGACTCCGGGACGTCAAGGTGGACCGGGACCCCGGATGCCACCAAAAGCCACATGTTGGTCGGTGGCTTATACAAACGACCAAGACGATGACCGGAAATGGCCCGCTACTCGCCGCGGCGGTCGCCGGTGGTGGAGCATGTACGTACGCACAGCGACGAGGGGGTCCAGGTCTCATGGCGGAAGCGGTACCGGTGCGCTGCCCGGCGTGCCTGCGCGAGAACGGCTACACCGCCCCGGTTTTCCCCTGCGCCTGCGGGAGCCCGGTCCACCCCCCGCTGGACCTGGCGGCGCCGCCGCTCCCGCTGACCCATCGGACGTGGTCGGACACCTGGGTGGCGGTACGGTGCGAATCCTGCGGCCGGGAGAGCGAGTGGCCGCATCCGGAGCTGGGATGCGGATCGTGCGGCACCGTGGTGCTGCTGCCGGTGCACCCGCTGGGCGGCCGGCCGGATCCGCGCGACGGCACGGCGGAGGGTGGGGCGGACGCACCCCCGCCCGGGAGCGGAAGCGGGAGCGGTAACGCGAACGAGGCCGCGCGGCAGGCTACGCCGACCCCGCACTCACCCTCTTCTTCCCCTCCCCCTCCCCCTTCCCCAGCGCCCTCAGCCGCGCCGCCGGGGCAGCCCACGCCCGTGCCGCGCCCCGCCTTCCGCCCGGTGACCATCCGTACGGCCCGTGACGCGGTGGCCACGGCCGCGCTGTACCTGCGCTGGCTCGGCTTCCAGGACGTACGCCAGCCCGACGGCCGCCCGATCCCCTCGGCTGCCGTGGACCTACGGGCGCCGGGCCTGGTCGCCCAGGTGGACCCGACCACCGCCCCGGCCGGACTGCGGGCGGTGGAGTGCGTGTGGCTGAACGGGCTCACGGCCTCGGCGACCAGCGTCTACTTCGCGCTCGCCGGGTACACGGAGGCGGCCCGCGCCCGCGCGGACGATCTCGGGATACCGCTGTTCGTCATGGACCTCACGGGCATGCCGCAGCCGGTGAACGACCCGGCGGACGAGCTGATCGGCGCGGGAGCTTAGCCTTTCCCTTCGAGCGCTTCCGCTGGAGCGCCGTCCCCGAGCCTTTGCCTGCCCTTCCCGCCGAGGAGAGCCCGATGAGCCTGTACGACATTCCGCTGACCACCCTGAACGACGAGCCCACCACTCTCGGTGCCCACAAGGGCAAGGCGATCCTGCTGGTGAACACCGCCTCGCAGTGCGGGCTCACCCCCCAGTACTCGGGACTGGCCCGCCTGCAGTTCAAGTACGAGGAGAAGGGCTTCACCGTCATCGGCGTGCCCTGCAACCAGTTCGGCGAGCAGGAGCCCGGCAACGCCGAGGACATCCAGACCTTCTGCGCGGCCGGCTTCGGGGTCACCTTCCCGATGCTGGAGAAGTCCGAGGTCAACGGGGAGAACCGGCACCCCCTCTACAAGGAGCTGGTCCAGGTCCCCGACGCGGAGGGCGAGGCCGGGGACATCCAGTGGAACTTCGAGAAGTTCCTGATCTCCCCCGCCGGCGAGGTCGTGGCGCGCTTCCGCCCGCGCACCGAGCCCGAGTCCGCCGAGGTCATCACCGCGATCGAGGCGCACCTGCCGGCCTGATCCGGGAGCGCGCGAAGGGGGCCCGGGCCGTATCCGCGTATCCGGCCCGGGCAACAGTCCGTAGTCAGTAGGGGGAGCAGTCCGTGTCCGATCCGTTCAACATGTCCGGGCCGAGGTCATCCGCGCACCGGCCTGTCCACCCTCTCTCGGTGGCCGGGAACTCGGCGGCGCTGGATGCGGAGATAGCCCGCCAAGGGGTACGCATGGCGGCGTACGAACTGGGGGCGGTGCTGTCGGCCTCGACGGTGGCCGCGCAGCTGGGCATCAGCATGTACGCCTCCGCGCAGACGGAGGAGAGCGACAGTGTCGGTGAAGCGGTGGGGCGGGGGCTGAGCGAGGGAATTCTCGCGGCCACGACGGCTCCCCTGCTGTACGCGGGGCTGGTGGGCCTGGTGTCGTGTGCGGGGTTCGGGTTCGCGGCGCACACGAACCGGGTGAAGCTGATGCAGCGGCGGATGGGCGTGCGCTGAAGGCGCCGAGGGCGCTCGGCTCTGTTTGGCCGACCCGCCCTGCTGTGACGAGATCCGGCCATGTGGCGCAGTACGAATCATGAGCCTGGTGGAACTGATCGCCCGTGCGGACGAGCGCGCCCTCGCCGCGAGCGCCGTCGCCTGCGTGGACCGCTGCCTGCCCCTCCTCGAAGGCGTCGAAGGCCTCGGCCTGGACGTCGACGAATCGGTACTGCGCCCCCTCTGGGTCGCCGTCGAGGGGGGTGACCGCTGGCTCGGCCGGCTGCGCGCCGCCGGCATGCAGGTGCGCCAGGTCACTCCGGACTGCGAACTCGCCGAGTACGCGATGCGGCTGGTCGAGCACATCCCCGCCGGCTACCGCGCGGACGCGCTGCGCGCCTGGGCCGACGAGTGCTCGACCGTCCTGCTCGGCATCCACCAGCTGCTGGACGGCGCCTCCGCCGTCGACGAGGCCCGGGTCGCCGCGTACCGCACCGGTGACACCGAGGGCATCGGCCCTCTCACCCTCGGCGAACAGCGCCGCCAGACCTCCCTGCTGGAGATGCTCTCCGACGAATCGGGCTCGGGGCTGCGCGGCGCGCTCGCCCTGTCCAACGAGGGCAAGCGGGTCCTGCGCGCGGCGGTGTCGCGCCGTAGCAGGACGCTGGAGGCCCTGAGGGCCCGGGGAACGTCGGCGGGCTGATGGCCGGATGCGGCCGGCGCGCACACATCCGGCCCACGTACAGGGGGGCGGCCGTCAACTCCGACGTGAGCGCAGGCCGTCAGTTGATCTCTCGTTCGAGTCCGGTCCAGTACGGTTCGCGCAGCTTGAACTTCTGGATCTTGCCGGTGGCCGTGCGCGGGATCGCCTCGCGGAACTCGACGCTCGTCGGCGCCTTGTAGCCGGCCATGCGCTCCTTGCAGTGGGCGATGATCTCGCCTTCCTCCGCCGTGGCCCCTTCGACCAGGACCACGAGCGCCTTGATCGTCTCGCCCCACTTCTCGTGCGGCACACCGATGACGGCCACCTCGGCGACCGCCGGGTGGCGGAAGATGGTGTCCTCCACCTCGATCGACGAGACGTTCTCGCCCCCGGTGATGATCACGTCCTTCTTCCGGTCGGAGAGCGTCAGGTGCCCGTCGGCCTCGTCGATCGTGCCGCCGTCGCCGGTGTGGAACCAGCCGCCCTCGAGCGCCACCTCCGTCTCCTCCGGCTTGTCCCAGTAGCTCTCCAGCACGACGTTCGACCGCGCCAGCACTTCGCCGGACGCGGAGACCTTCAGCTTGACCCCGAGCGCGGGCAGCCCCGCGCGGGACAGCTTGTGCGCCCGCTCCTCGGCCGGCAGCCCGGCATCGCCGGCCCGGGCCCGGTTGTAGGTGAGCAGCGGCGAGGTCTCGGTCAGGCCGTAGATCTGGGTGAACTCCCAGCCCAGCTCCTCGCCCATCCGCTGGATCGTCCTGCTCGGCGGGGGCGCCCCGGCGCAGACGATCCGTACGCGGTCACGGCCCGGGATCTCGCCCTCCCAGGTCGCGGCCGCATCCAGCACGGCGTTCCACACCGCGGGCGCGCCGCACATGAGCGTGACGCCGTGCTCGTCGACCCGACGCAGGATCTCCGCGCCGTCGACCTTGCGCAGTACCACCTGCTTCACGCCGAGCCCGGCCATCACGTACGGCATTCCCCAGCCGTTGCAGTGGAACATCGGCAGCGTGTGCATGTAGACGTCGCGCTCCCACACCCGGGTGTGCAGCCCGAAGGTCAGGCCGTTGACCCAGATGTTGCGATGGGTCAGCTGCACGCCCTTCGGGCGGGCGGTGGTGCCCGAGGTGTAATTGATCGTCGCCGTGGCGTCCTCGTCCGGGTTCGACCACGGCCGCGGCTCGACACCGAACCGCATCAGCTCGCTCTCCGTCTGAGCGCCGAGAACGAAGCGGTGGCGCGCCTTGACGCCGACGAGGGACTCGTCCAGCTCCGGGTCGACGAGCAGCACCGATGCCCCGCTCTGCCGCACCACGTAGTCGATCTCTTCGGGCTTGAGCCGGAAATTGACCGGCACGCAGATCCGGCCGCTCATCGGCACCGCGAACAACAGCTCCAGCAGCCGCGACGAGTTGTGGCTGACCACCGCCACCCGCTCGCCCTCCCCGACACCGAGCCGGTCGAACCCGGCTTGCCAGGCCCGAACCCGCTCCCCCAGCCGCCCGTACGTGGACACGGGCACAGGCGGAGCGGGCTGGTCCGGCTCGTCGACCACGCCGGGGCTGGAGGAGAACCCCAGCTCGGCCCGGTCGAGGAAGTCCGAGACGGTCATCGGAATCCGCATTGCTCTCTCCTGGGATCGGGACATCTACATGGAGGGGCACCGAAGGCCGCAACCGGCACCGGCACCGACACCGGTTGGCCGGCCGACCAACTGACCTGAAAACGACTGACACCTGATCTCGACCCGGCCGAACCGCGCACGTGAACGCCGCACTCCCGGTCGTCGTCATGGCAGGCATCGTGCCGCGTCCGGTGCACCCGCCACCAGCCCGCCGTCAGCCGCGGGTCGCCCCGAAACGCACACCCCCCTGGCCGCCTGCCTTCCCGTCCCCCACACCGTCACTCATCCCCTCGACCAGCAACTCCCCCTCGGCGACGACCTCCGCCCGCCGTGCCTTGGACAACTTGTCGTCGAACAGCTCGACGGTGAGCAGGTTCCCGTCCAGCTTCCACAGCCCGGCGACGAACCCGTCGACGAGGAGCGCGCAATGTGCCTGGTTGCCCGTCCAGGTGCGGCCCTTCGCCTCGGGGGTGATCACGCGGGTGCGGTCGGCGTGCGAGAGCAGCAGGTTGTCGAACTCGGGGAGGAAGCGGGGCGGCGCCGGGGTGTCCGCATCGGGCCGGGGCGCGTCGGGCAGGTCGAACAGCTCGACCCCGTTCTCGTCCCGGAAGACGGCCAGGCCGGGCCGCAGCCGCTCGAAGGCCTCGCGCAGCCGGGTCAGGCCGGCCCAGGTCTGCATGTCCTTGACGGAGGCGGGCCCGAAGGCGCCGAGGTAGCGCAGCACGACCTCGTCCACGGGCTGCGGCTCGGCGGCGGGGGCGGTCCGGCCGAGCCAGTTCTCGGCAGTCGTCAGCCGGACCTGGCCACTGCGTCCCCACACCCCCCGGGGCGTGACCTGGACGAGCGGGAGCCGGCAACGGGCGGCGACGGACAGGGACTGCGGATCGGCGTCGGGCCACTCCTTGAGCAGCTCCTCCCGGATCTCGGCCATGGTGCGCGGCTCGCTCTCGACGAACGCGCGGGCCCGCGCCGCCAGCCGGTCCAGGTCCACCCCTCCGAGCCCCTTCCGGAAGTAGGTGACCTCCCGGTCCCGGGCGGGCTGGACCAGCGGGCGCAGGGTCTGGGCGTCGTCCGCCGTGTGGGTGTGGATGGTCGAGCGCATGGTGACCATACGGACCACCTCGCGGGACTCCATGAGCCCGGCCAGTTCGGCGGGCCGGAATCCGGCGAGGCGGGCGTGGAGCTGGAAGTACGGGGGCTTCACGTTCTGCGCCTGCAGCCCGACGAGGTGCGCGACGGCGTCCCGCGCGGACATCTCGGCGCGGCTCAGCAGCAACTGGCGGGCGAGCGTGGCACGGTTCAGAGCGCGGGTGCCGAGTACGGGATGTGCAGTCCTGGAGGCCATGACAGCAAACTAGCCTTCTTTGCGGACACCTTCTGTCCGCAACTCGACTTGAATCCCTCCACCCGATTGCCCTATATCCTGCCCATTACCCATAAACACACGCTCGACCGGGAGCTGACCTGCGATGTCGGAGCGCCCAGACCGCCGCCCTTCGCCGTCCGCCGCGAAGCGGCCGAGTTGGCGCCGCCCCGCCTCGCCGGCCGCCACACCCCCGGCGGGCCCGCCGGCCTCCCCGCAGCCCGCACCCTCCGCACCCACTCCCCCGAACCACCGCAGCGTGATCGACTCGGCCGTGTACCGCGACGGCCGCCGCGTCGCCTCCCCCACCACCCTGGCCGACACCTTCCGCCGACTGCGCGAAGAGCCGGACGGCATGGCCTGGATCGGCCTGCACCGCCCCACCGAGCCCGAACTGCACTCCCTGGCAGCCGAGTTCAACCTCCACGAACTCGCCGTCGAGGACGCCCTGGAGGCACACCAGCGCCCCAAGCTCGAGCGCTACGGGGACACCCTCTTCGTCGTCCTGCGCGCGGCCCGCTACCTCGACGCCCAGGAGGAGGTCGAGTTCAGCGAACTCCACGTCTTCGTGGGCCCGGACTTCCTGATCACGGTCCGCCACGGCGGCGCCCCGGACCTCTCCACCGTCCGCCACCGCATGGAGGAAACCCCGGACCTCCTCTCCCTGGGCCCGGAGGCCGCCCTGTACGCGATCCTCGACGCGGTGGTCGACGGATACGCCCCCGTCGTCGAGGGCGTCCAGACGGACATCGACGAGATCGAAACGGAAGTCTTCCGCGGAGACCCGGCGGTCTCCCGCCGCATCTACGAACTCTCCCGCGAAATGGTCGAGTTCCAACGCGCCACCCGCCCCCTGGTCGGCATGCTCCACGGCCTGATGGCGGGCTTCGCCAAGTACGGCACGGACGAGGAACTCCAGCGCTACCTCCGAGACGTGGCCGACCACGTCACCCACACCAGCGAACGCGTCGACGGCTTCCGCCAGGCCCTCACGGAAATCCTGACGGTGAACGCGACGCTGGTCTCCCAACAACAGAACGCGGAAATGCGCGCCCTGGCGGAGGCCGGCTTCGAACAGAACGAGGAGATCAAGAAGGTTTCCTCATGGGCTGCCATTTTGTTTGCTCCCACACTCGTCGGAACTATCTACGGCATGAACTTTGAGTCCATGCCTGAGTTGGGATGGAGCTTCGGATACCCCCTTGCGATCTGCCTCATGGGGGTGATTTGCGCCAGTTTGTACGTGATTTTCAAGCGGCGGGACTGGCTCTGAGCCCCTCGCGTGACGCTCAGTCATCGTTCGCACTTCGCTTTCGCATCACTCACAGATCGACCCAGAAGCGGCCGTGGGGGGAATCTGGGGGGAATAGATGCGAGTGATCTCCTCGCCCTGCCCCGGCAAGCCCGTGACCAGGCCTTTTTGGGCGTCGGCGAGCCTTGGGGGGAATCCGGGGAGAAACGAATGGCAGTCAGCACCTTGCGCGCGCCGCAACGACCCCGCCCGGCTTCCTGTTCAGCGCTCCCTGCAGAGCGCGCCGACCCTGCGGCGCGTCACAGACAGCGACCTCCATGCTCTTGTCGTCCCGGACAGCCCCCAGGGTCAGAACGCCCTGACCTGTCGCAAGCTGTTACCTCGCCAAGGCTTCACACCTGCGTCTGAGGTGACCACGCAGCAGGCCACGGGCGGAGCCCAACCTGGGCGGCACCCCCGTCTCCGCAGCCCGGAGCCTTACAGCGTCAACTTCGCGACGTATGCGGGCCTTACGGGCGCTGCGTGCGCGAGTCCCACGCTGATTTCCTGCTCGGAACCGACCTGGACAACGGTCGGGTACGGACTTCTCTCGACGCCAGTAGGGCCAGGCACGCGGCCACTACGGAGAGTCCGGCCAGAGTCGCGAAGAGGTGGGGGTAGCCGCCGAGTGGGCCCGCGAGGGCGGCGCCGGCCCAGGGGGCCAGTGCTCCCGCGATGTGGGCCGGGGCGCCGAGAAGTCCGGAGAGGCGGCCGTAGTGGGTGGCGCCCCAGCGGTCGGTGACGGCGGTGGCCTGGAGCAGGGTCAGGTTGCCTCGTACAACACCAGCCAGGACCGCGAGCGCGATCAGCAGTGGCATCGGGCCAGGCACCAGGGCGAGGGCCGCTGTCGTTGCACCGCCCAGGGTGAGCAGGGTGACGGTGCGGGTGGTGACGGACGTGCGGGTGGACAGGCTGGCGTAGAGGGTGCGGCCGAGGGTTTGGCCGGCGCCGCCGAGTCCGAGGGCCCAGGCGGCGGTTGTCGTGCTGGCGCCGCGTTCGGTGAGGAGTGGGATGAGGCCCATGACGACTGCGTACATGGCGAAGCCGGAGAGGGTGAAGGCGACGGCAAGGAGGAGGAAGGGGCGGCTGCGGGTGACCGGCGTGCGGTCGGTTGAGGGCGGGGCGGGTGCGGCCGGTGGCCATGGGGCGCGTAGGGCGAGAGCGTGGGCGGGGATGGTGACGGCGGCGAGCATCACGGCGAGCACGGCGTAGGTGGCTCGCCAACTGAGGTGT
This genomic window from Streptomyces sp. NBC_01351 contains:
- the gcl gene encoding glyoxylate carboligase; the protein is MPRMTAAAAAVEILKLEGVEQAFGVPGAAINPFYRELKNVGGIAHTLARHVEGASHMAEGYTRAKAGNIGVCIGTSGPAGTDMITGLYSAIADSIPILCITGQAPVSKLHKEDFQAVDIASIAKPVTKAATTVLEAAQVPGVFQQAFHLMRSGRPGPVLIDLPIDVQLTEIEFDPETYTSLPVYKPQASRAQAAKAIQFLLESERPLIVAGGGIINADASDLLVEFAELINVPVISTLMGWGVIPDDHELAAGMVGVQTAHRYGNATFLESDLVLGIGNRWANRHTGYNLDAYTKGRKFVHVDIEPTQLGKIFAPDFGIASDAKVALELFIEVAKELKAEGKLPDFSAWTESAQERKATLQRRTHFENIPLKPQRVYEEMNKAFGPETRYVTTIGLSQIAAAQFLHVYKPRHWINCGQAGPLGWTIPAAIGAATAEPETPIVAISGDYDFQFMIEELAVAAQHKVPYVHVLVNNAYLGLIRQAQGGLGINFEVNLEFENINTPELGVYGVDHVKVAEGLGVKAIRVTDPDKLGEAFEEAKKLAQEFQVPVVVEAILERVTNIAMSKTVDMSDVTEFEELATEPGHAPTAIKSLKV
- a CDS encoding glutathione peroxidase, whose translation is MSLYDIPLTTLNDEPTTLGAHKGKAILLVNTASQCGLTPQYSGLARLQFKYEEKGFTVIGVPCNQFGEQEPGNAEDIQTFCAAGFGVTFPMLEKSEVNGENRHPLYKELVQVPDAEGEAGDIQWNFEKFLISPAGEVVARFRPRTEPESAEVITAIEAHLPA
- a CDS encoding AMP-binding protein translates to MRIPMTVSDFLDRAELGFSSSPGVVDEPDQPAPPVPVSTYGRLGERVRAWQAGFDRLGVGEGERVAVVSHNSSRLLELLFAVPMSGRICVPVNFRLKPEEIDYVVRQSGASVLLVDPELDESLVGVKARHRFVLGAQTESELMRFGVEPRPWSNPDEDATATINYTSGTTARPKGVQLTHRNIWVNGLTFGLHTRVWERDVYMHTLPMFHCNGWGMPYVMAGLGVKQVVLRKVDGAEILRRVDEHGVTLMCGAPAVWNAVLDAAATWEGEIPGRDRVRIVCAGAPPPSRTIQRMGEELGWEFTQIYGLTETSPLLTYNRARAGDAGLPAEERAHKLSRAGLPALGVKLKVSASGEVLARSNVVLESYWDKPEETEVALEGGWFHTGDGGTIDEADGHLTLSDRKKDVIITGGENVSSIEVEDTIFRHPAVAEVAVIGVPHEKWGETIKALVVLVEGATAEEGEIIAHCKERMAGYKAPTSVEFREAIPRTATGKIQKFKLREPYWTGLEREIN
- a CDS encoding winged helix DNA-binding domain-containing protein — encoded protein: MASRTAHPVLGTRALNRATLARQLLLSRAEMSARDAVAHLVGLQAQNVKPPYFQLHARLAGFRPAELAGLMESREVVRMVTMRSTIHTHTADDAQTLRPLVQPARDREVTYFRKGLGGVDLDRLAARARAFVESEPRTMAEIREELLKEWPDADPQSLSVAARCRLPLVQVTPRGVWGRSGQVRLTTAENWLGRTAPAAEPQPVDEVVLRYLGAFGPASVKDMQTWAGLTRLREAFERLRPGLAVFRDENGVELFDLPDAPRPDADTPAPPRFLPEFDNLLLSHADRTRVITPEAKGRTWTGNQAHCALLVDGFVAGLWKLDGNLLTVELFDDKLSKARRAEVVAEGELLVEGMSDGVGDGKAGGQGGVRFGATRG
- a CDS encoding magnesium and cobalt transport protein CorA; protein product: MSERPDRRPSPSAAKRPSWRRPASPAATPPAGPPASPQPAPSAPTPPNHRSVIDSAVYRDGRRVASPTTLADTFRRLREEPDGMAWIGLHRPTEPELHSLAAEFNLHELAVEDALEAHQRPKLERYGDTLFVVLRAARYLDAQEEVEFSELHVFVGPDFLITVRHGGAPDLSTVRHRMEETPDLLSLGPEAALYAILDAVVDGYAPVVEGVQTDIDEIETEVFRGDPAVSRRIYELSREMVEFQRATRPLVGMLHGLMAGFAKYGTDEELQRYLRDVADHVTHTSERVDGFRQALTEILTVNATLVSQQQNAEMRALAEAGFEQNEEIKKVSSWAAILFAPTLVGTIYGMNFESMPELGWSFGYPLAICLMGVICASLYVIFKRRDWL
- a CDS encoding MFS transporter, with protein sequence MTNTKADVAATGTGVRSRPRGVLPALCATQITSWGIVYYAFPVLLPRLTADTGWSANAATGAFSLALIVSAMAGIPIGRTLDRRGPRAVMTTGSVIGTLAILLIAAAPNLPVFTCGWILAGLAMAATFYPPAFAALTRWWGADRVRALTIVTLAGGLASTVFAPLTATLAEHLSWRATYAVLAVMLAAVTIPAHALALRAPWPPAAPAPPSTDRTPVTRSRPFLLLAVAFTLSGFAMYAVVMGLIPLLTERGASTTTAAWALGLGGAGQTLGRTLYASLSTRTSVTTRTVTLLTLGGATTAALALVPGPMPLLIALAVLAGVVRGNLTLLQATAVTDRWGATHYGRLSGLLGAPAHIAGALAPWAGAALAGPLGGYPHLFATLAGLSVVAACLALLASREVRTRPLSRSVPSRKSAWDSRTQRP